GGCGGAAGAAGAAATATGGCACCAGTAGTAAAACCTAAAAATTTCAGAAAAACTTTAAGAAGGCTGTGGAGTTATTTTGGAAGTGAAAGAAAAACATTAATAATAATATTTATATTTATAATAATAGATTCGGCTATTGTACTAATAGGTCCATATCTTATAGGGCAAGCAGTAAATGCTATGTCATCTAATAATGGAAAAGTAGATTTTAATCTACTAAGTATAATAGTAATTGTATTATTAGTATCATATCTGGCAGATGCGGCTATAAGTTTATTTCAGGGATTTGCCATGGCAAGTTCTAGTCAAAGAATAGTTAAAACCATGAGAAATAACTTATTTTTAAAACTCCAAAAGCTCCCAATGGCTTTCTTTGATTCAAATAGTCATGGAGATATTATGAGTAGACTGTCAAATGATATTGATAATGTTAGTTCTACTATTTCTCAATCTGCGATTGTATTAATGTCAGGCGTTATAACAATACTCGGGTCATTTATTATGATGATAATTTTAAGCCCTATATTAACCCTAGCAAGTTTAATTACAGTACCTTTAGTATTTCTGTTAACTCGCTCCATTACTAAAAAGACAGGAAAGCTTTTTAAATCTCAACAAATGGAACTTGGAAAATTAAATGGACAAATTGAAGAAACTATATCTGGAGTTTATATAGTAAAAGCTTTTAACCATGAAGATAAAACAGTGAAAGAATTTGATGAAATAAATCAAAGATTGTGCAAGGTTGGATTAAAAGCTCAAATATATTCTGGATTCCTAATGCCAATTATGAATGTTATAAACAATATTGGATTTGCGGCAGTAGCTGGAGTGGGTGGAGTTCTAGCAGTAGATGGCATAATTACAGTAGGTGTAATTGCCAGCTTTTTAAGTTATTCAAGGCAATTTGTACGTCCACTTAATAACTTGGCAAACATATTTAATACACT
This window of the Clostridium estertheticum genome carries:
- a CDS encoding ABC transporter ATP-binding protein, which codes for MPGNKYKDDNKSVSMPFNGGRGGRRNMAPVVKPKNFRKTLRRLWSYFGSERKTLIIIFIFIIIDSAIVLIGPYLIGQAVNAMSSNNGKVDFNLLSIIVIVLLVSYLADAAISLFQGFAMASSSQRIVKTMRNNLFLKLQKLPMAFFDSNSHGDIMSRLSNDIDNVSSTISQSAIVLMSGVITILGSFIMMIILSPILTLASLITVPLVFLLTRSITKKTGKLFKSQQMELGKLNGQIEETISGVYIVKAFNHEDKTVKEFDEINQRLCKVGLKAQIYSGFLMPIMNVINNIGFAAVAGVGGVLAVDGIITVGVIASFLSYSRQFVRPLNNLANIFNTLQSAVAGAERVFEILDTAEETEDVKEPKELNKSKGHVKFSNVYFGYRKDVNILKEISFEARPGESIALVGPTGAGKTTIVNLLTRFYDVTSGVIYIDGVDIREYTRDSLRRCFGIVLQDTYLFTGTIKENIKYGNLNSSDIEIENAAKMANAHEFIRRLPSGYETVLSESGSNLSQGQRQLLAIARAILTNPSILILDEATSSVDTRTELRIQEAMLKLMKGKTSFIIAHRLSTIRDANKIMVIDDGQIIEMGNHTELINKKGKYYNMYFNQYNNSDE